The Leifsonia sp. ZF2019 DNA segment AGCAAGGCAGTCGCGGCACAGACGCTCGACCTGGCGGTGTCGGGGCGGGTCCGGGTGCTGCAGACCACGGGGTTCCTCGGGCGGCCGAAGTATGCGCTGGAGTTCGTCTCGACGGAGGCCACCGGGCGGCAGGCGCTGCGGCAGCCGCATCCGACGCGGGATGAGCTGGAGTTCCTGCAGGCGCTCTTCGGCGAGCCGCTCGCCCCGGGGGCGACGCTCGAGCTCGGCTCGTCCGACGCACGGGCGGCTCGCGCGATCTCCGCCGTCCTGAAGCGGGTCCACACGGATGCGACCGGGAACGGCTACCGCACGTCCGGTCCGAGCGGACCGATCCGCGCGGTCTTCTTCGCGGGCCTCGCCGCGACGGTGCTGGCCGTCGTGAGCGCGGTGTTCTGCATCGTCGGCGTCTACGGCGGGGCGGCGCCGTTCCTGATCCTTCTCGGCTCGATCGTGCTGTTCGTCACCGCCGCCGGCCTGACGTCGCGCTCACCCCTGACCAGCACCGGCACGACGCTCCGCGAGTACGCCGACGGGCTGCGGATGTACGTCGAGCTCGCCGAAGCGGATCGCATCCGGTACCTCCAGTCGCCGCAGGGGGCGGAGCGCGCACCGGTCGCCGCGGACGATCCACGCGAGATGCTGCAGCTCACCGAGCGGCTCCTGCCGTGGGCCGTGCTCTTCGGCGAGGAGAAGAAGTGGCAGGCGGACCTCGGGAGGCTCTATGAGCAGACCGGGCAGTCGCCGACCTGGTACGCCGGGCAGACCGCGTTCAACGCGGCCGTGCTCTCGCAGATGGTCTCCGGCATCTCCTCCAGCACGACCATCGCGAGCAGTTCGTCGTCCGGCGGGACCGGGGGCGGCGGGTTCTCGGGCGGCGGGGGCGGCGGCGGAGGCGGCGGGGGCGTCTAGAGCATCCCCGTCAGCACACCGCCGTCCGCCCGGATCGCCGCGCCGTTCGTCGCCGACGCCAGCGGGCTCGCGAGGTAGGCGACGAGGTGCGCGATCTCGTCCGGGGCGAGGAAGCGCTCGAGGAGCGTCGTGCGGTTCTGCCCGATGATCGCCTCCTTCATCGTCTCCGCCGGGATCTCCTGCTGCTCCGCGATGGCCTCGACGGCGGCCGCGACGCCGTCCGAGTACGTCGGGCCCCCGAGGATCGTGTTGACCGTGACGGCGGTGCCGCGCGTGCGCTTGGCGAGGCCGTTGCCCAGCGCGATCATCGCGGCCTTCGTGACGCCGTAGTGGATCATGTCCGCCGGCACGTTCACGCCCGACTCGCTGCCGACGAAGATCACGCGGCCCCAGCCACGCTCCAGCATGCCGCCGAGGAGCTGCCGCGAGAGCCGCACGCCGCTCATCACGTTGACCTCGAAGTAGCGCCTCCACTCCGCATCGTCGACCGACTCGAACTCCGCGAGACCGAACAGCCCGACGTTGTTGACCAGGACGTCAACCGGCCCGAGCGCACCGAGCAGCCCCTCGACCTGCACCGGATCGGCGAAGTCGG contains these protein-coding regions:
- a CDS encoding SDR family NAD(P)-dependent oxidoreductase; its protein translation is MELGLQGRTAFISGSTQGIGYAVASVLAAEGVRVTVNGRDAARVEAAVARLRREHPGSDASGLVADFADPVQVEGLLGALGPVDVLVNNVGLFGLAEFESVDDAEWRRYFEVNVMSGVRLSRQLLGGMLERGWGRVIFVGSESGVNVPADMIHYGVTKAAMIALGNGLAKRTRGTAVTVNTILGGPTYSDGVAAAVEAIAEQQEIPAETMKEAIIGQNRTTLLERFLAPDEIAHLVAYLASPLASATNGAAIRADGGVLTGML